In the genome of Helicovermis profundi, the window AGGTATAAATATATATAGATATTTTGTAAGTGCTAATATTATCTATGATAAAGGAATTGTTTCAGATAAAAAATGCATGCTTTGGGATGAAGTAAAAGACTATAAGATTGATAAAATTACTAAAAATAAAGGAAAAAAATTATATTTATTTTTTGATAAAAAAGCTCTTAGTGGCGCTTATGTAGATAATGTTGAAGTAAAATTAAAAGAAGAATATGTAGAAGAAATAAGAAACATTCTAGTAGCTAATAATGTTAGTGAATATATCGAGGATTCTGATAAAAGGATTTATTGATAGTTTTGGAAATAAATATTTTTAAAAATATACTTGCATAAAAATTAAATTAATGTTATCATACATATAATTTAAAAATATTCAAACAATAAATTCATTGATTGGAAAAAGTAGCATTGAAAAGATTCTATAGAGAGCTAAGTGTGGTGGAAACTTGGCGTTGAAATTCTTTGTGAATGGTTCCATAAGAAGCGGCGTGAAAGTTTAGTAGCGTTAGTCGGGTTCTCCCGTTATAGAGACAAAGTATAAATTCTATGATGAGTACTTTTGAAGACATTAATATAAATAGGTGGCATAACGACACTTTATCCTATGGGATAAAGTGTTTTTTTTGTATCTTTTTATAATAAATAGGTGGCATAACGACACTTTATCCTATTGGATAAGGTGTTTTTTTTGTATAAAAATACAATGTTAATTCTAGGAGGGTCAAATGGAGGTAAAAACAAATTATAAAATAATAAATGGAAAAAATTACTCTTTAGTAGAGATTTATGAGAATCTACATGACAATTTATCCTTTATTTTTGAAGGAAACAAGGGAAAGTTTTCTTATTTTGGAAGAAATCCTATTGGAAGAATAGTTTCTGAAAATGATGAACTTAATTACTATAAATACAGTGATAAGTCTCCATTTGAAAGTGAAATAAAGGAAGGAAATGTATTTGAAAATTTAAGAAAGTATTTAGAATTTAATTTCTACGAAGAGAAATTAGATCACGTTGAGTTTAAAGGTGGTTATATTGGTTTTGTTTCATATGACAGTATAAAAAATATAGAAGAAATTAAAATTAATAATAAAAAAGATATTGATATTCCTGAAATTGACTTAATGCTCTATGATGAAGTTATTTGCTATGATAATTTTAAGAACGACATATATATCATTGTAAACTCTTATGTTGAAAATAGTGTTCAATATATTGATGAGAGAATAGATAAAATTGAAGATGAAATTAGAAAAATAAAATGTAAAACTAATTTCAAAATTAAAATTAAGCTAGAAAGTGAAAATAAAGAAAATACTCATATTAGTCTTAATGGAAAAGAGAATGAAAAAATAAATAATATTGATATTTCAAATATTAAATTTTTAACTTCTAAGTCGAAATTTATTGATAATGTGAAACTTGCAAAAGAATATATAAAAAATGGTGATATTTTTCAAGTTGTTCTTTCTAGAAAAGCAGTAATTAAATGTGAGGAAAAAGGCTTTAACATTTATAAGAAGCTTAGAAAAGTAAATTTTTCAGATTATATGTTTTATATAAATTTTGGGACATATGAAGTACTTGGATCATCACCAGAAATATTAGCGAAAAAAATAAAAAACAAAATATATTCTTGTCCAATAGCAGGAACTAGGAAAAGAGGGATAAGTGATTTAGAAGACAAGAATAATGAAAGTGAACTTTTAAATGATTCAAAAGAAAAATCTGAACATAATATGCTTGTAGATTTATCGCGTAATGATATTGGAAGAGTATCAAAGTTTGGAAAAGTATCTCTTAAAAAATATATGAATGTTGAAAAATTTTCTTATGTAATGCATCTTGTTTCCTTGGTGGAAGGAGAACTTAAAGATGGACTGGATTCAATTGATGTATTAACTTCATGTATGCCTGCTGGAACAGTGTCAGGGGCACCTAAAATTAGAGCCATGGAAATAATAGAAGAACTCGAAGAAAATAGAAGAGGTTTTTATGCAGGTGGAGTAGGATTTTTTAGTTTTGATGGAAATATGGATTTGTGTATTGCAATAAGAAGCGCACTTATAAAAGGCGGAGAAATATTCGTGCAAGCAGGAGCTGGAATAGTTGCTGAGTCTACACCAGAAAAAGAATTTATAGAAACTGAGGATAAACTTAAGAGTATTATTACTGCACTAAAAATGGTTAATTAAGGAGGCAAAAACATGGTATTAGTTATTGATAATTATGATTCATTTACATTTAATCTAGTTCAACTTATAAGTAAATTTACAAAAAATATTGAAGTTCGGCGTAATGATAAAATTTCTCTTAAAGAAATAAAAAACAAAAATTATAGTCATATTATTATTTCTCCTGGTCCTAAATATCCAAAAGACGCAGGTATTACTATGGAAGTTATTAAAAATATGAGTGGTAAAATTCCTATCCTTGGAGTATGCCTTGGCCATCAAGCTATAGTAGAAGTATTTGGTGGAAATATAATGAGACTTATTGAACCGTTTCATGGGAAAACGAGTGAAATAAAATATAAGAAAATAGGAATATTTAAAAATGTTAATGGAATATTAATAGGCGCTAGGTATCATTCATTAGTTGCTGATATGAAGTCAATTCCAAACTGTTTAGAAGTTATAGGAAAAAGTGAAGACAATCTTGTTATGGCAATAAGTCATAAAAGCTTTAATACTATTGGTCTTCAGTTTCATCCAGAATCATTTTTAAGTAATAATGCAGAAAATATAATTGGAACATTTTTAAATATAAAAGGAGGATTAAAATGAGAGATAACTTAAATAAACTACTAAAATTAGAGGATTTAACAATGGATCAAATGTATAAGTCAATGAATGATATCTTAAAAAAAAATATATCAGATATTGAAATTTCATCTTTTTTAACAGCTCTTGAAATAAAGGGAGTAAAAAAAGATGAGTTAATTGGAGCTGTAAAGTGTTTAAAAGAAAATGCTAAAAAAGTTGAAATAAAAAGCGATGATGTAATAATTGACACATGTGGTACAGGAGGAGACGGAAAAAACACAATAAATATTTCGACCGGTGCCACGATTATTGCAGCAGGTGCGGGAGTGAAAATATTAAAACATGGCAATAGAGCGGTATCGAGTAAAAGTGGTAGTACGGATGTACTAGAAGAGTTAAAAATTAGAATTCCAACAAATAAAGATGATGTAAAAGAAGAGTTTATAAAACATGGAGTAAGTTTTTTATATGCTCCCTTGTATCATAAAACTTTAAAAAATGTAGCGAATGTTAGAAAAAAGCTAGGGTTTAATACTATTTTTAATATGCTTGGTCCACTTGTTAATCCATCAAATGTAAAATATCAAGTTGTTGGGGTTTCTAATCCATCTTATACTGAGCTTTATTGTGAAGTATTAAAATACTTTGGAGCAAAACGTGCTTTGGTTGTTCATGGTTTAGATGGAATTGATGAAATTACTATAACAGATAAAAGCAAAATAAGTGAATTAAAAGATAATAAAATAAAAACCTACTATATTGATCCAAAAGATTTTGGAATAAATAAAGTAGAATCAAAAGAAATATTAGGACTCAGTGCAAAAGATAATGCAATGAGAATTAAAAAAGTATTTATGGGAGAAGAGGGCGCAGTTAAGGATATTTTAGCACTTAATGCTGGTGCATATATATATATTTATGGAAGTGCTACTAGCATAAAGGAAGGATATAATATGGCTCTTAAGTCACTAGAAAATGGTGATGTCTTCAAAAAATACGTTGAATTAACGAAATTCTATTCTAAATATTAAGGAGGATTTATGAATATACTAAATGAAATTGTAAATAAAAAAAAACAAAGATTATTAAAAGATAAGGCAGAATATTCAATTGAGTATTATAAGAAAATGATAAAACCAAGAAACACATCTATTTCATTTAAAGATGCTCTAAAAAAAGAAAAAATAAGTATAATAGCAGAAATAAAAAGAGCCTCTCCATCACTTGGTATAATTGATAAAAATTTTAATCATATTAAGAAAGCTAAAGAATATCATAATTCAGGAGTTAGTGCAATTTCAGTTTTAACTGAAGAAGACTTTTTTTTAGGGAAAATTGAGTATATTTCTGATATAAGAAAAATTACTAATAAACCTATTTTAAGGAAAGATTTTATAACTTCAAAACAAGAAATATATCAGTCAAGAGTTTATGGAGCTGATGCAATATTACTTATTGCATCTATATTAACTAAAGAAAAATTAAATGAATTTATAGATTTATGCAAAACTTTAAAAATGGATTCTTTAGTTGAAGTTCATACAAAGGAAGAACTGTTATTAGTACTTGAAACAAAGGCAGATATAATTGGAATTAATAATAGAAATCTAAAGACCTTTGAAACTGACATTAATAATACTTTAAATTTAAAGAAATATATTAATTCAAATATTCTTCTTGTTAGCGAGAGTGGAGTTAAAACTTTAGAAGATATTATAAAATTAGAAAAAAATTCAGTAGACGGAGTTTTAATTGGTGAAAGTTTTATGAATGGAAGCATTGATTTAGACCAATATTTTTAATATAAAGGAGCTGAATAAAATTAAAACAAAAATTAAGATTTGCGGTATAAGAAGAGAAGAAGATATTAAGATTGTAAATAAGTATAAACCTGATTATATAGGTTTTATATTTGCTAAAAGTAAAAGGCAAGTTTCAATGAATAAAGCATATAGTTTAGTTAAATTATTAGATAAAAATATAAAAAGAGTTGGGGTATTTGTAAATTCTTCAGCTGATGAAATAAATAAGATATCAAAGACTTGTGAATTAGATATTGTCCAGCTTCATGGAGATGAGGATAATGAATTTATAGAAAAAATTAATTTACCTGTTTGGAAGGCTATAAGAGTTAGTTCAAAAGAAGATTTAGTAAAAGCAAATGACTATAACTGTGAAAGAATTCTTTTTGATTCATTTAGCTTAGAGGAATATGGTGGAACTGGGGAAAGTTTTGATTGGTCTTATTTAAGAGGGAAAAGTAGTGACTATATTATTGCAGGAGGAATTAATGAAGATAATGTTGGCTTACTAATAACTAAATATAGTCCGTATTTAGTTGATGTAAGTAGTTCAATTGAAACAGATGGTTATAAGGATGAAAATAAAATTAGAAAATTAATTGAAAAAGTGAGGGAATGCAATGAATAAAAAAAGTTATTTTGGAAGTTTTGGTGGACAATTTGTACCTGAAACGCTTATGAAAGCACTAATAGACTTGGAAAATGAGTATAATAAAGTAAAAAATAGCGAAGAATTTATAAAGGAACTAGATTATAATTTAAAATATTACTGCGGAAGAGAGACTCCACTATACTATGCTGAAAATCTTACAAAAGAACTAAAAATAGGTAAAATATATTTAAAAAGAGAAGATTTAAATCACACTGGTGCTCATAAAATTAATAATGCGATTGGTCAGGTATTGCTTGCAAAAAGAATGGGTAAAGAAAAAATAATTGCAGAAACAGGAGCAGGACAGCATGGAGTTGCAACAGCAACAGCGTGTGCTAAATTCAATATGAAGTGTCAAGTATTTATGGGAGAAGAAGATATAAAAAGGCAGTATCTTAATGTTAAGAGAATGGAGCTACTTGGTGCTAAGGTTATAGCAGTTAAAAGTGGATCTAAAACATTAAAAGATGCAACTAATGAAGCTATTAGAAATTGGGTTAAGAATGTTGATGATACCTTTTACGTGATAGGTTCAGTTGTTGGACCGCATCCATATCCAACTATCGTTAGAGATTTTCAAAGAATAATTGGTGATGAAGTAAAAAATCAAATTTTAAAAGTTGAAGGAAAACTTCCAAATGTGTTAATTGCATGTGTTGGTGGTGGATCTAATTCAATGGGACTTTTTTATCCCTTTATTGATGATAATGGAGTAGACCTAATAGGGGTTGAAGCTGGAGGACATGGTATTAATACAGAAAAACATGCTGCTACAATAAGTAAAGGTTCAATTGGTATAATTCATGGTATGAAGACCTATATGCTTAAAGATAGTGATGGTCATATTAAAGAAGTCCATTCAATATCAGCAGGATTAGATTATCCTGGTATTGGACCAGAGCATGCATATTTAAATGAAATTAAAAGAGCAAAATACAAGTCAATAACAGATAAAGAAGCGATAGATGGATTTTTAATGCTTTGTAAATCTGAGGGAATAATACCAGCTCTTGAAAGTTCACATGCTTTAGCATACTTAAATAAGATGAAAAAAATTGATAAAATAGAAGACAAAATTATAGTTTTAAATTTATCTGGAAGAGGAGATAAGGATGTATATACAGTACTTGATGTAATTGATAAGGAGGAAGAATCTAATGCAAATTAATAAAATTATTGAGACTATAAATAATAAAAACAGAGCAGCTTTTATGCCCTTTATTACTGCAGGATTTCCAAGTATTGAAAAAAATATTGAGTATATTAAATTAATTATAGAATCGGGAGCGGATATTTTAGAACTAGGAGTTCCTTATTCTGATCCACTTGCTGATGGTGAGGTGATTCAAAATTCATCAAAAATTGCACTCGATAATGGTTTTAAAATCGAAAATTTATTTGAAGTAATTGAAAAAATAAAAGAATTTTCTGATATTCCAATTGTTATAATGACATATTTAAATTCTGTACTTAGCTACGGGGAAGTTAAATTTTCTTTCAAATTAAATTCTCTTGGGGTAAATAACGTAATAATACCCGATCTTCCAATGGAAGAAAAGTCTATATTAGAAGGTAGTTTTTCTAAAAATAAAATAAATTTAATTTCTATATTAGCACCGACTTCAAAGGAGAGGACAAAAAAAATTATAGATAATTCATCAGGTTTTTTATATGTTGTCTCTGCAAATGGAACTACAGGTGAAACAGAGATGAATGTAAATATAGTTAAAGAAACATTAAGTGATATTTGGTTAGAAGCGGATATACCACTAGCACTTGGTTTTGGAATATCGAGTGCAAAACATATTGAAGAATTTAGAAATCATAGTAATGGACTAATAGTTGGAAGTGCTATAATTAAAAAAATAAATGAATGTGAAAGGCTAAAAAGTCAACTACCACTTAGGAAATTTATTAACGAATTATCCTTAGCTTGTTTTAGGAATTAATATAATCATAAATGCAAATAAAAACAGATTATCTATAAAGATAATCTGTTTTTATAAACTATTTATATTTTATATTAATTTTTCACATTTAATTGCAATAGAAAGTTGTTCATAAAATTCATTTTCCGAATCTATACTAAGTAGTTCTTTCATCTTATTAATTCTATATCTAATAGTATTTTTGTGTTGGTACATTTCTAGCGCAGTTAAATTTATATCACCATTGTTTTTAATAAATATTCTTGCTGTATTAATAAATTTTCCATCGTCGTAGCGCTTAATGAGGTCTAGTAAGGAATTTGTAAATGATTGTAGCCATTTATCATTGGCATAAGGAAGTAGCAATTTATATATACCTATATCTTCATAATTTTTAGGGTTTTCATTTAAAAGTTCGCAGGATCTTGATGCAAATATACTTTCCTTTATGCTTTCATCAAGATACATTAATTCAAATGCGTATGTGCTTTTTCCTATATAAAAAGTTTTTTCAGTTATATTTAGGGATTTAAAAATATTTGAAGTGTCTATAGCAATATCTTTATTAGTTATTTTTTTATATGTTAAGATGATTACTAGACCTTCTTTATATTTAATTATACTATGATGAATGCTTTTTGCTCTACTTCTACTATAACGTTCAGTTGTGTTTATTAAACTCTCGTCATTTAAGTATCTTTTTTCTTTGCAAAAAATAACAATATGCTCATTATAAAAATTTCTATTAATTTCATAGGCTAGATCCCGAACTATATTTTTTTTAAGATCATTATTAAAAAGAATATCAATTTTAGAAGCCATTAATTCCATATGGCTTCTTGAAAGCATTCCACTCATTAAATCTTCGATTACATCTTCAAAATAAATGTTTTCTTCAAAAAAAAGAATAGGCAGTTTATGTCTGTTAGCAAAGTCTATAATATTCTTTGATAATTCTTTTACATATATATTTTTAATTGCTAATGCTGAAATTTCACATATTGCAAGATCCTTAATACACTTTTCAATTTTACTTTTATCATCTCTGATAGCTGTAAAAGTAGTTATTACAAAATCACCTTTTGTAAAATTTCCAATAATACCTTCAATCATTTCATGATCTAGTATACCTATTTTTTCTATTATTTTATTAAGACCGTTTTCTCCAGAAACTAATTTAAGATTTTTTAATTGTGGGAGCAAAAGTGCATTGTAAACAGATATTGACATATATCCTCCTTTTGAACTTTATACAACAATACTACTATATTTTAGTGTTTAATACAATGAAATTAAACTTTAAATTATATAGAATAGTATTAAGGAAGCAATTAAAAGAATAATCAGAATATTTGAGGAGGAATTATGTTTAAATTAAAAGTTTTGAATAATGACGTTTTAAAGGAAATACTAAAGATGGAAGATGTTTTAAAAATGATAGAAAAAGTATATGTTTTAAAAGCAGAGGGAAAAACAGAGCTTTTTCCAATGGTATTTCATGAATTCAATCCAGGTGTAGCTGATATGGATATAAAATCAGGTGTTTTAAATGATGTAGATATTTTCGGTTTAAAATTAGTATCATGGTTTGGAGAAAATAAAAATAAAGACTTGCCTTTACTTGTTGGAACAACATTATTATTTGATAGTAATACAGGTGCACCGCTTGCAATTCTTAATGCTGAACATATAACTGGCATGAGAACTGGAGCAGCTGGAGCGATTGGTGCTAAATATTTAGCGAGAAAAAATTCGAGTTCTTTACTTATGGTTGGTACGGGACATATCGCACAGTTTGAAATTGCCGCAACTTTAATTGCTATGGAAAGTATAGACACAGTAAGAATATATGACCCAATGCATAATGAAAAATCGGTAGAATATGTTAAAAGTATTGAGGCAGTTTTAAGAGAAAATTTTGCCATAACTAGAAAAATCACATTTTTACCAGTTACATCTCTTGAAAATGCAGTTTCAAAAAGTGATATTATTATAACTGCTACTCCTTCAAAAGAAGCAATGATCAAAAAAGAATGGGTAAAAAAAGGAACGCATTTTAGCTGTGTTGGTTCAGATATGGAAGGAAAACAAGAAATTGACGAAAATATTTTTAAAGATGCTATTCTTGTTGTAGACGATATAAGTCAAGCTATAAATGTTGGTGAAACGGAAATGCCTATAAAAAAAGGCATTATTAAAAAAGAAGATGTAATGGTGGAAATTGGAGATATTATACTAGGAAGTAAAAAAGGTAGAACTTCTGAAAATGATATTACTATATTTGATACAACAGGAATTGCAATTCAAGATTTAATTACTTCAAAACTTGCACTAGATATTGCAAAGGAAAGAAATCTTGGAATTACAATTGATTTATAGGAGGAATTTATGAAGATAAAGGATTTTGGAGTAGAGATTTGGATGAATTTATACGAAAATAATTGTAAATATAATTTAGCAGAAACTTGTGTAGACTCGCTTAGAGTTGAAGAATTATTAGATATGATAGGAAATAAGTCTGAAATAGTGGAAAATATTTTAAAAATGCAAATGAGTTATGGTGATATTGAAGGTTCTGAAAAATTGATTAAAGGAATTAAATCACTTTATAAAAATAATAATGGAAAACATGTAACAGTAACTCATGGAGCAATAGGAGCGAATTCACTTGCAATGTTTGCATTAGTTGAACCAGGAGATAGGGTGATTTCTGTTTTACCAACATATCAGCAACATTATTCTATTCCTGAAATATACGGTGCAGATGTTAAAATTCTTAAACTGAAAATGGAAAATGACTTTTTACCAGATTTAGAAGAATTAAAATCATATATTAATGATAAGACAAAGCTTATATGTATAAATAATCCTAATAACCCTACTGGGTCATTAATGGATGAAAATTTTTTAAAAGAAATAGTTAAAATTGCTAAAACATGCAATGCGTATGTTCTTTGCGATGAAGTATATAGAGGACTTGACCACAGTGGAAGTGGATTTACTAGTTCAATTGCTGATTTATACGATAAAGGAATAAGTTCTGGAAGTATTTCAAAAACATTTTCTCTAGCGGGCTTAAGAATTGGATGGTTAGTCGGACCTGAGGGATTTATTGAAAAAGTAAACAGAAGGCGTGACTATACAACTATAAGTTGCGGTAGAATTGATGATTATCTTGCGGGCCTTGCACTAGAAAATAAAGAAAAAATTATTAGTAGAAGTCATAAAATAGTAAAAGCAAATATAAAAATACTTGATAATTGGGTTAATAATGAACCCAAAATAACTTATGTGAAACCAAAATCTGGTACTACAGCATTCTTAAAGTATGATTTTGATATTAAATCAGAAGAATTTTGCATACGACTTCTTGAAAAAAAAGGTGTAATGTTAGTTCCAGGTAAAGCACTTGATATGGAAGGATTTTTAAGAATTGGATATGCCTTTAGTCCAGACGAACTTAAAATTGGACTTGAAAAGATATCAGAATTTATTAGTGAATTGTAAGTAAATATATTCATAACTCCAAAAAAATCGAAAGCCTAATAGACTTTTGATTTTTTTGTGATTAACTAACATTTTTTTCTTATTTATCGGCTGTAAAAAATAATAAATTTGTATAAATTATCTAATATGTTACAAAAAAATTATATGGGTAAATACATAGTTAAAAAAATATCAATAATAGTAAAGTATCAATAATAAAAACTTTGTATGACACCTAAAAACTTCTAATTATTTATTAATAATCTATAGATGACTAAAATTGTATTTAATATCCAAATACAAAGTAAATATTTAATTTAGGTATTTTTATATATTAGGAAACATCTATATATGTAAGTCAAATACATAGATTGATAATTTTGGAATTATAATTTTATTTAAAATTTATTCGTAATAATTATTTTATATAGTATCTACATTGTAAAATATGTTTAGAATTGTTAATTTTAATTGTCGGAATATTCTAAAAACATACAGATGATGGGGGAGAAAGATGAAAAAGATTAGATTTTCGAGAGTTATTTTTTTAGCAATTGTTATTGCACTATTTGTTCCAATGGGAAGTTTTGCAATTCAGCCAATGGATGTTGTTATTAATGAAGTTGCATGGATGGGGACAACAGCTTCCTATAGCGATGAATGGATGGAACTTTATAATGGATCTACTAGTGATATTGATTTGAGTGGCTGGACTCTTTCAGCGGTTGATGGCACACCGTCTATTACTCTTAGCGGAATTATACCATCAAAAGATTATTTTTTACTAGAAAAAACCGATGATAATTCAGTGCCAGGAATAACAGCAGATATAATTTATTCTGGATCGCTTGGAAATTCAGGTGAGGAGTTATACTTAAAAGATAATAATAATAATGTTATTGATTCAGTTTCAAATTGGTATTGTGGTGATAATTCAACAAAAGCAACTATGGAGAGAACTGATGCTACACTAGTTGATAGTTCTACTAATTGGAATAATTCAACTACATCTTATGTAGGAGGATTTGGGACACCAAAAGCGCTTAATTCACTTTCGAATTCGTATGTTGATCCTTTAAAAGAGCAGATTAATAATGTTTCTAATGCACCTGGAGCAATAAATGTTTACTTTAATAAAACTGCAGATACAACATATGCTTCGTTTGGAAATAAAGCTAATTATAATGTTAATCTTGAAAATAGACTTGTTTCAAGAATTAATAATGCGACTTCAACAATTGACATCGCGACTTATGAAATAAATTTACCTGGCGTTGTAGATGCTTTAGTTAATAAAGCAAGCGAAGGCGTGAGTGTAAGAATGCTTGCAGATGCAAAAGATGCAAGTGATCCTAGTTATATTGAGAGATATCAACTTATGAGATTAAATTTAGAAAAACTCGCAAGAGGAAAAGATTTAATTCATGGTACTTCGGATGATGTTCTTATCTTTAGCGATTCTCCAATTTTTGCAGTAGAAGATGCTACTTTAAGAAGTGATTTTGGCTTACCAAGTAGTTTAAGTGATTTTAATCAAGTGAATGTTACTGTTGGTTCAACTTCTACTAGTGGATATTTGATTGCAGATGCTGAGGAAAAATCTGTTGGTAAATATTATTCTCCTGGAGAACAAATGCACAATAAATTTTTAGTAATAGATGGAACATGGGTATGGACTGGTAGTTGGAACTTTACTGTAACAGGTTTATACGGGTCTGATGAAAATAGAGCAAATAATATTTTAGGTGGTAATACACAAAACTCAGTTGAAATTAATTCATCTAGTCTTGCGGATATTTATAAAACTGAATTTGAAGAAATGTGGGGA includes:
- a CDS encoding phospholipase D-like domain-containing protein, with the protein product MKKIRFSRVIFLAIVIALFVPMGSFAIQPMDVVINEVAWMGTTASYSDEWMELYNGSTSDIDLSGWTLSAVDGTPSITLSGIIPSKDYFLLEKTDDNSVPGITADIIYSGSLGNSGEELYLKDNNNNVIDSVSNWYCGDNSTKATMERTDATLVDSSTNWNNSTTSYVGGFGTPKALNSLSNSYVDPLKEQINNVSNAPGAINVYFNKTADTTYASFGNKANYNVNLENRLVSRINNATSTIDIATYEINLPGVVDALVNKASEGVSVRMLADAKDASDPSYIERYQLMRLNLEKLARGKDLIHGTSDDVLIFSDSPIFAVEDATLRSDFGLPSSLSDFNQVNVTVGSTSTSGYLIADAEEKSVGKYYSPGEQMHNKFLVIDGTWVWTGSWNFTVTGLYGSDENRANNILGGNTQNSVEINSSSLADIYKTEFEEMWGSSTMTPDKVTSNFHGRKTDNTVHSLYIGGKLVEVYFSPGDNAIGKLKDLIVNEANDSAYFSIFAWSDQSILDELKNKYEGSYVDNQGSLTGFKVKGVFDASYWNQWWSASVDMTGRVASKTSTLNPNTRWNNPAPVYKDVEVRKLHSKTMIIDGESTSDPTVVIGSTNWSNNGNDVNDENLLIIHDTVTANQFVQEFYARYIPASLN